CGACCTTTTTTTCATCGCTCAGCAGCCCTTCGGCAACAAGATATCCCGAGAGATTTGTGACGCAGAGACTGTCGAGCACAAGCTGATCAGCCTCTTCAGAGGTGCGGATAAAGAGTGGTCGGCGCCGGTCGGAGGTTGAGCCTGGTTTGTAGCCAATAACCATTTTTACCGTTCCGCTGGCAAGAAGCTCTTTGACTGCGGTTCTGTATTTTTCCTGTGTAATCATTACCTGTTGATTTTAAAGTGTCGCCGGTGATTCACTCTCTTTGATCAATTGGTGATATTGATCAAAAGGGCCAAGAGTACGAATATCTTCCGTGACGCTGTTGATGAGATCGGCAAACTTTCCCCCTTCAGCAGCGCTTATCCATGAATATTTTACCCGTTCCGGCGATATGCCTGCGAAGTCAAGGAGGGCGCGAAAAACAATCCAGCGGCGACGTGCGTGGTAGTTGCCGTGAGTAAAATGGCAGTCACCCGGATGGCAGCCGCTGACAAGTACACCGTCCGCCCCCTTCTGCAGTGCTTTCAGAATAAACATAGGGCTGATTCTTCCTGTACAGGGAAGACGGACAATGCGGACATTGGGTGCGTATTTCAGCCGACTGGTTCCCGCCAGATCAGCTCCGGCATAGGTGCAGTAGGTACAGACAAAAGCAACAATCTTCGGTTCAAATGGTTCACTCATCAGCTTACTCCTGTAGCAGGGTTCTTTTCGTTCACGGTAAAAAACGGGCTTTTCAGAGGCCCATCACTTCAGCAAAGATCTGTTTTTCAGTAAATCCTGCCAGATCGATACTGTTCGAGCGGCAAAAGGTTACACAGGTGCCACAGCCTTGACAGAGGCCGGGATTGATATATGCGACCTGTTTAATAAGTCGACCGGAACGGTCGCGAATATCTTTTTTCTCGATGGCATTGTAGGGACAGGCGAGAACGCAGCCCCAGCATCCGGCGCAGGTTGCCTCGTTGTTCATGGCAATAACCGGTTCGCGCTCAAGCGTCTCCTTGCTGAAGAGGGCGAGTACCTTGCTTGCCGTTGCCGATGCCTGGGCAACCGAGTCGGGAATATCTTTTGGCGACTGGCATGCTCCGGCAAGGAATACGCCAGCCGTGGATGATTCAACAGGGCGGAGCTTGAGATGGGCTTCGTTGTAAAAACCGTATTCGTCATAAGCGATACCGATGATTTTTGCAAACTCTTTGGCATCGGACTGTGGTACCATAGCGGTGGCAAGAACAACCATATCAGCAACGACGGTAACGGGCTTGCCGAGAAGGGTATCGACACCCCGTACCATCAGTTTGCCGTTTTCCTGCCATACTTTGCTCACTCTGCCCCGGATATAGGATGCTTCATCATCTTCAATAGCACGCCGGGTAAATTCATCATAGCCTTTTCCTGCCGCACGGATATCCATATAAAAAATATGGGTTTTTCCCTCATGCGCCTTATGGGCGTAGAGCATGGCATGTTTTGCGGTGTACATGCAGCAGATCTTGGAGCAATAGCGTACCCCTTTTGATGGATCGCGTGACCCTGCACATTGGATAAAAACAACATTTTGCGGCTCCGATCCGTCAGAAGGACGAAGAATTTTTCCGGCAGTAGGGCCGCTTGCTGAAGCGAGGCGTTCAAATTGCAGGCCGGTGATGACGTCCGGAAATTTTCCGTAGCCATACTCGCCGTATACAGCCGTGTTCTGGATCTGGAACCCTGTTGCGACAACAATAGCTCCTATTTCGAGATCTATGAATTCATCCTGCATCTCAAAATCAATCGCATTGATTTGACAGGTTTTCTGGCATACCTTGCATTTACCGTTTTTAAAGAAGATGCAACTTGCCTTGTCAATAACCGGTATGTTCGGAACGGATTGGGCGAAGGGGGTATAAATTGCTGTACGTTTGCCAAGAGCGCAGTCAAATTCACTTGAGATTTTTTTGACCGGGCATTTGGTCATGCACTCACCACAGCCTGTACATTTGTGTATGTCAACATAGCGCGATTTCATGCGGATCCTGACCTTGAAATTGCCGATGTAGCCATCAACACTCTCGACTTCCGCATAGGTAAGAAGTCGAATATTTGGATGTTGGGCGGTCTCAACCATCCGGGGGGTCATAATGCACTGCGAGCAGTCGAGTGTCGGGAAGGTTTCCGACAACTGGGCCATGTGACCGCCAAGTGAGGGTTCACGCTCGACAAGCACAACTTCCTGGCCGGCATTGGCAATATCAAGCGCAGCCTGGAGTCCCGCGATACCTCCTCCGATGACCAGAGCCCTGCGGGTTACCGGTACCTCAATAGGCTGGAGTTTGTTGTTGCGCTTTACCTTTTCGACCATTGAACGGGTGATGTCCATGGCTTTTTCAGTTGCCATATTCACGTCGGTATGCACCCATGAACATTGTTCCCGAATGTTGGCGATTTCACAGAGATAGGGGTTCAGACCCGCTTCAGCACATGCCTTGCGGAAGGTGGCTTCATGCATTCTCGGTGAACAGGCAGCAATGACTATCCCGGTAAGGTTATTATCGCGAATCGCTTTTTTGACGCTTTCCTGGCCAGGATCCGAGCAGAAATATTTGTATTCGACAGAGAC
The DNA window shown above is from Pelodictyon phaeoclathratiforme BU-1 and carries:
- a CDS encoding hydrogenase iron-sulfur subunit; amino-acid sequence: MSEPFEPKIVAFVCTYCTYAGADLAGTSRLKYAPNVRIVRLPCTGRISPMFILKALQKGADGVLVSGCHPGDCHFTHGNYHARRRWIVFRALLDFAGISPERVKYSWISAAEGGKFADLINSVTEDIRTLGPFDQYHQLIKESESPATL
- a CDS encoding CoB--CoM heterodisulfide reductase iron-sulfur subunit A family protein → MAKIGVFICHCGENVAAKVDCTRLAAAMGEHPGVAVSVEYKYFCSDPGQESVKKAIRDNNLTGIVIAACSPRMHEATFRKACAEAGLNPYLCEIANIREQCSWVHTDVNMATEKAMDITRSMVEKVKRNNKLQPIEVPVTRRALVIGGGIAGLQAALDIANAGQEVVLVEREPSLGGHMAQLSETFPTLDCSQCIMTPRMVETAQHPNIRLLTYAEVESVDGYIGNFKVRIRMKSRYVDIHKCTGCGECMTKCPVKKISSEFDCALGKRTAIYTPFAQSVPNIPVIDKASCIFFKNGKCKVCQKTCQINAIDFEMQDEFIDLEIGAIVVATGFQIQNTAVYGEYGYGKFPDVITGLQFERLASASGPTAGKILRPSDGSEPQNVVFIQCAGSRDPSKGVRYCSKICCMYTAKHAMLYAHKAHEGKTHIFYMDIRAAGKGYDEFTRRAIEDDEASYIRGRVSKVWQENGKLMVRGVDTLLGKPVTVVADMVVLATAMVPQSDAKEFAKIIGIAYDEYGFYNEAHLKLRPVESSTAGVFLAGACQSPKDIPDSVAQASATASKVLALFSKETLEREPVIAMNNEATCAGCWGCVLACPYNAIEKKDIRDRSGRLIKQVAYINPGLCQGCGTCVTFCRSNSIDLAGFTEKQIFAEVMGL